Proteins encoded by one window of Glycine soja cultivar W05 chromosome 15, ASM419377v2, whole genome shotgun sequence:
- the LOC114385755 gene encoding uncharacterized protein LOC114385755 isoform X1, translated as MHMGGCLGPFKKPPLIATADVPPKGLRKQGKAAKKPSTSEDFWITSTHDMDNSAVQSQGSISSASITNQAADPHGGSCNPTEFVNHGLILWNQTRQGWIGNKRSKNQTEQLREPKLSWNATYESLLGSNKPFPQHIPLAEMVDFLVDIWEQEGLYD; from the exons ATGCATATGGG TGGTTGTCTTGGACCCTTTAAAAAGCCCCCACTAATTGCTACTGCAGATGTTCCGCCAAAAGGATTGAGGAAACAAGGTAAGGCAGCAAAGAAACCTAGCACATCAGAAGATTTCTGGATCACCAGCACGCATGATATGGACAACAGTGCTGTTCAGTCACAGGGAAGCATCTCATCAGCCAGTATAACAAACCAAGCTGCAGATCCTCATGGAGGTTCATGCAACCCCACTGAGTTTGTGAATCATG GTCTTATTCTATGGAATCAGACACGGCAAGGTTGGATAGGAAATAAACGGTCTAAGAACCAAACTGAACAGTTGCGAGAACCCAAATTGAG TTGGAATGCAACATATGAAAGTTTACTGGGGAGCAACAAGCCATTCCCTCAGCATATTCCCCTTGCG GAAATGGTTGATTTTCTTGTGGACATCTGGGAACAAGAGGGTCTGTATGACTAA
- the LOC114385755 gene encoding uncharacterized protein LOC114385755 isoform X2: MDNSAVQSQGSISSASITNQAADPHGGSCNPTEFVNHGLILWNQTRQGWIGNKRSKNQTEQLREPKLSWNATYESLLGSNKPFPQHIPLAEMVDFLVDIWEQEGLYD; this comes from the exons ATGGACAACAGTGCTGTTCAGTCACAGGGAAGCATCTCATCAGCCAGTATAACAAACCAAGCTGCAGATCCTCATGGAGGTTCATGCAACCCCACTGAGTTTGTGAATCATG GTCTTATTCTATGGAATCAGACACGGCAAGGTTGGATAGGAAATAAACGGTCTAAGAACCAAACTGAACAGTTGCGAGAACCCAAATTGAG TTGGAATGCAACATATGAAAGTTTACTGGGGAGCAACAAGCCATTCCCTCAGCATATTCCCCTTGCG GAAATGGTTGATTTTCTTGTGGACATCTGGGAACAAGAGGGTCTGTATGACTAA
- the LOC114388507 gene encoding 2-(3-amino-3-carboxypropyl)histidine synthase subunit 2 isoform X2, giving the protein MDFESNYDIAASANFIHTHNFIRVALQFPDNLLKHSTRVVTALRNTLQSTEVGLFVMADTAYGSCCIDEVGASHINADCVIHYGHTCFSPTTTLPAFCVFGKASICIADCVESMSKYALTNSKPIMVLFGLEYAHSMQRIKEALLESSMSCRFDPKSEVHFADVPSSIMFPSKDIKKINVLQEPVSDCNGASGTMYSIGGLTWKLPEGQSMDDYLVFWIGHDDSAFANVVLTFNACEIVRYDANENRMVTDLFQHRRILKRRYYLVERAKDANIVGILVGTLGVAGYLHIINQMMELITGAGKKAYTLVMGRPNPAKLANFPECDVFLYVSCAQTALLDSKEYLAPVITPFEAMIAFNRGSQWTGAYVMEFRDLINLPQMEVGNQEEEEARFSFLKGGYVEDFENQENVEEERETLALVNATEKALQLRNNSNVLMKGSARSGAEFLANRSYQGLNMSSENTSPEPYLIGRRGRASGYEDEKNKQ; this is encoded by the exons ATggattttgaatcaaattatgATATTGCTGCCTCTGCCAACTTCATTCACACTCACAACTTCATCAGAGTTGCTTTACAA TTTCCAGATAATCTCCTAAAACATTCAACTAGAGTGGTCACTGCTCTGCGCAACACACTTCAATCCACAGAGGTAGGATTGTTTGTGATGGCCGACACGGCCTATGGCAGTTGCTGTATTGATGAAGTTGGAGCATCACACATTAATGCTGATTGTGTCATACATTATGGTCATACTTGTTTTAGTCC GACAACAACTCTACCagccttttgtgtttttgggaAGGCTTCCATTTGCATAGCTGATTGTGTTGAAAGTATGTCAAAGTATGCACTGACAAATAGTAAGCCTATCATG GTCCTTTTTGGGCTGGAGTACGCACACTCAATGCAACGGATTAAAGAAGCACTGCTAGAATCATCAATGTCATGCAGATTTGACCCTAAGTCAGAAGTTCACTTTGCTGATGTTCCATCTTCAATTATGTTTCCATCAAAagatattaaaaagataaacgTACTCCAAGAACCAGTCAGTGATTGCAATGGAGCAAGTGGGACTATGTATAGCATTGGAGGATTGACATGGAAATTACCTGAGGGACAAAGCATGGATGACTACTTGGTCTTTTGGATTGGACATGATGATTCAGCTTTTGCTAATGTTGTGCTCACATTCAATGCCTGTGAAATAG TCAGATATGATGCAAATGAAAATCGAATGGTGACAGACCTGTTTCAACATAGGAGGATTCTTAAACGTAG ATATTACCTGGTGGAGAGAGCTAAAGATGCTAATATTGTTGGGATTTTAGTTGGAACTCTTGGTGTTG CTGGTTATCTTCACATAATCAATCAGATGATGGAGCTCATTACTGGGGCAGGCAAGAAGGCATATACTTTGGTTATGGGAAGACCGAACCCAGCTAAACTTGCTAACTTTCCTGAG TGCGATGTTTTTCTATACGTTTCTTGTGCCCAAACTGCTCTGCTGGATAGCAAAGAGTATCTAGCTCCAGTTATTACTCCCTTCGAAGCAATGATAGCTTTCAATAG GGGAAGCCAATGGACAGGAGCCTATGTCATGGAATTTCGAGATCTAATTAATTTGCCTCAAATGGAAGTTGGAAaccaggaagaagaagaagcacgaTTTTCATTCTTGAAGGGTGGATACGTTgaagattttgaaaatcaag AAAATgttgaagaagaaagagaaactcTAGCTTTAGTAAATGCAACAGAAAAGGCACTGCAGTTGCGGAATAACTCTAACGTTCTAATGAAAGGGAGTGCGAGATCAGGAGCGGAATTTTTGGCAAATCGATCTTATCAGGGTCTGAACATGT
- the LOC114388507 gene encoding 2-(3-amino-3-carboxypropyl)histidine synthase subunit 2 isoform X1, producing the protein MDFESNYDIAASANFIHTHNFIRVALQFPDNLLKHSTRVVTALRNTLQSTEVGLFVMADTAYGSCCIDEVGASHINADCVIHYGHTCFSPTTTLPAFCVFGKASICIADCVESMSKYALTNSKPIMVLFGLEYAHSMQRIKEALLESSMSCRFDPKSEVHFADVPSSIMFPSKDIKKINVLQEPVSDCNGASGTMYSIGGLTWKLPEGQSMDDYLVFWIGHDDSAFANVVLTFNACEIVRYDANENRMVTDLFQHRRILKRRYYLVERAKDANIVGILVGTLGVAGYLHIINQMMELITGAGKKAYTLVMGRPNPAKLANFPECDVFLYVSCAQTALLDSKEYLAPVITPFEAMIAFNRGSQWTGAYVMEFRDLINLPQMEVGNQEEEEARFSFLKGGYVEDFENQACISSENVEEERETLALVNATEKALQLRNNSNVLMKGSARSGAEFLANRSYQGLNMSSENTSPEPYLIGRRGRASGYEDEKNKQ; encoded by the exons ATggattttgaatcaaattatgATATTGCTGCCTCTGCCAACTTCATTCACACTCACAACTTCATCAGAGTTGCTTTACAA TTTCCAGATAATCTCCTAAAACATTCAACTAGAGTGGTCACTGCTCTGCGCAACACACTTCAATCCACAGAGGTAGGATTGTTTGTGATGGCCGACACGGCCTATGGCAGTTGCTGTATTGATGAAGTTGGAGCATCACACATTAATGCTGATTGTGTCATACATTATGGTCATACTTGTTTTAGTCC GACAACAACTCTACCagccttttgtgtttttgggaAGGCTTCCATTTGCATAGCTGATTGTGTTGAAAGTATGTCAAAGTATGCACTGACAAATAGTAAGCCTATCATG GTCCTTTTTGGGCTGGAGTACGCACACTCAATGCAACGGATTAAAGAAGCACTGCTAGAATCATCAATGTCATGCAGATTTGACCCTAAGTCAGAAGTTCACTTTGCTGATGTTCCATCTTCAATTATGTTTCCATCAAAagatattaaaaagataaacgTACTCCAAGAACCAGTCAGTGATTGCAATGGAGCAAGTGGGACTATGTATAGCATTGGAGGATTGACATGGAAATTACCTGAGGGACAAAGCATGGATGACTACTTGGTCTTTTGGATTGGACATGATGATTCAGCTTTTGCTAATGTTGTGCTCACATTCAATGCCTGTGAAATAG TCAGATATGATGCAAATGAAAATCGAATGGTGACAGACCTGTTTCAACATAGGAGGATTCTTAAACGTAG ATATTACCTGGTGGAGAGAGCTAAAGATGCTAATATTGTTGGGATTTTAGTTGGAACTCTTGGTGTTG CTGGTTATCTTCACATAATCAATCAGATGATGGAGCTCATTACTGGGGCAGGCAAGAAGGCATATACTTTGGTTATGGGAAGACCGAACCCAGCTAAACTTGCTAACTTTCCTGAG TGCGATGTTTTTCTATACGTTTCTTGTGCCCAAACTGCTCTGCTGGATAGCAAAGAGTATCTAGCTCCAGTTATTACTCCCTTCGAAGCAATGATAGCTTTCAATAG GGGAAGCCAATGGACAGGAGCCTATGTCATGGAATTTCGAGATCTAATTAATTTGCCTCAAATGGAAGTTGGAAaccaggaagaagaagaagcacgaTTTTCATTCTTGAAGGGTGGATACGTTgaagattttgaaaatcaag cTTGTATTTCATCAGAAAATgttgaagaagaaagagaaactcTAGCTTTAGTAAATGCAACAGAAAAGGCACTGCAGTTGCGGAATAACTCTAACGTTCTAATGAAAGGGAGTGCGAGATCAGGAGCGGAATTTTTGGCAAATCGATCTTATCAGGGTCTGAACATGT